The proteins below are encoded in one region of Myxococcales bacterium:
- a CDS encoding UDP-N-acetylmuramoyl-tripeptide--D-alanyl-D-alanine ligase: MATPIPVNEVRFSLAEICSICKGTLLSGNADDEIVGVSTDTRSVKANNLFVAIAGERMDGHDYIKTAVKAGAKAVIVSQAEKAPKDIAVIEVPDGIAALGDLAAAHRRRWGGYVVAVSGSAGKTMTKDFAAAVLKTLYKKVHKTEGNLNNLIGLPMTLLALSEKHQLAVVELGINQPGEMERLASIAQPDAAVITNVSAVHTEGLSDEQSIAKEKGALLRALSPKGLAVVHGDSEYFDTLIEGLATERLVRFGSQDSGDVQLRAQHINPSLRNECTIALSKINHEIPLQMRQLGEGAAMNAAAVVALVTEMVTATDPKAVPKAIKIIAKVLNDIPGAPHRFNLRRGPKRSLLIDDTYNASPAAMSLALDTASEIAQTIKGRLFVVLGDMKELGERSKAEHRKVGRHVVAVSAMMFVGFGPEMKVAVESSSETTGLAAPTQAISINNALDAVAPVVEKLQERDVILIKGSRAMQMERIVKAMIEADNA; encoded by the coding sequence ATGGCAACACCCATCCCAGTAAACGAAGTTCGATTTAGCCTTGCTGAAATCTGTTCCATCTGCAAAGGCACCTTGTTGAGTGGAAATGCGGACGACGAAATCGTCGGTGTGAGCACCGATACCCGGTCAGTCAAAGCAAACAACTTGTTTGTCGCCATTGCAGGCGAGCGCATGGATGGCCACGACTATATCAAAACAGCAGTGAAGGCCGGAGCAAAAGCCGTTATTGTAAGTCAGGCTGAGAAAGCACCGAAAGACATCGCAGTGATTGAGGTGCCTGATGGCATCGCAGCCTTGGGTGATTTGGCCGCGGCCCATCGCCGTAGATGGGGTGGGTACGTTGTTGCCGTTTCTGGCTCTGCCGGGAAAACCATGACCAAGGACTTTGCTGCTGCAGTACTAAAAACTTTGTACAAGAAGGTTCATAAGACCGAAGGCAACTTGAATAACCTGATTGGTTTGCCCATGACCTTGCTGGCCTTGAGCGAGAAACATCAACTAGCCGTGGTGGAACTTGGCATTAACCAGCCCGGTGAGATGGAACGGCTTGCGAGCATCGCGCAGCCCGATGCTGCCGTGATTACCAATGTTTCAGCTGTGCATACCGAAGGTTTGAGCGACGAGCAAAGCATTGCCAAAGAAAAAGGGGCTTTGTTGCGCGCGCTTTCGCCGAAAGGCTTGGCTGTGGTCCATGGCGACAGCGAGTATTTTGATACGCTTATCGAAGGTTTAGCGACCGAGCGGTTAGTGCGCTTTGGTTCTCAAGACAGCGGTGATGTGCAGTTGCGTGCTCAGCACATCAATCCCTCACTTCGTAACGAATGTACCATTGCGCTTAGCAAGATCAATCATGAGATTCCACTGCAGATGCGGCAGTTGGGCGAGGGTGCTGCTATGAATGCAGCCGCTGTGGTGGCCTTGGTTACCGAAATGGTTACCGCCACCGACCCCAAGGCGGTGCCAAAAGCAATTAAGATTATAGCAAAGGTTCTCAATGACATTCCTGGTGCGCCCCACCGTTTCAACCTTCGACGCGGCCCTAAAAGATCACTGTTGATTGACGATACCTATAACGCATCGCCTGCAGCGATGTCTCTTGCACTCGATACCGCTTCGGAAATCGCTCAGACCATCAAAGGGCGACTTTTTGTTGTGTTGGGTGACATGAAAGAGCTTGGGGAGCGCTCGAAAGCTGAACATCGAAAAGTTGGCCGTCACGTTGTCGCGGTCTCTGCGATGATGTTTGTGGGCTTTGGCCCTGAAATGAAAGTTGCGGTTGAAAGTTCATCAGAAACCACAGGCCTTGCCGCTCCGACTCAAGCCATCTCTATCAACAATGCGCTCGATGCTGTCGCGCCCGTCGTGGAGAAACTTCAAGAGAGGGACGTCATTTTGATCAAGGGTTCAAGAGCCATGCAAATGGAGCGCATCGTAAAGGCCATGATAGAGGCAGATAACGCATGA
- a CDS encoding UDP-N-acetylmuramoyl-L-alanyl-D-glutamate--2,6-diaminopimelate ligase — protein MVPSTSLQSLKDAGLVHSIVGDPSVRFVDVQHDSRRVLKNHLFVALKGQMQDGSRFVQDAITRGAAAVLADHAFECHVPLAVAHDARIALGKVAEKHFAHPSSSLSVAGITGTNGKTTLSYLLEAAVFANAALPAVMGTIEYRGVGLRYDANHTTPEADDISRFARAVLDRGATHLLLEVSSHALALHRVDALDFKVAAFLNLSQDHLDFHKSLEEYFQSKARLFLDLRPEYGAINIDDEYGKRIADLYPGKLIRCSFRNEDTEFFCRRLTCSSSGVSMEIRTPKGELAIHSRLIGEHNAYNLLLSLACCHALGLDLEKSVQGIEQLEIVPGRLQPVKTKKQILTFVDYAHTPDALSSALRALRKVAKARILLVFGCGGDRDQDKRSLMGEVAAKYADLIVLSNDNPRSEDPDRIIEQIETGLRRAGELEKVQASQLKSSARAYACIPDRREAVAVALEAASSGDVLLVAGKGHEDYQIIGQQRRHFSDFEAIKEADSALVEEDA, from the coding sequence ATGGTGCCTTCGACCTCACTTCAAAGCTTGAAGGATGCAGGCTTAGTTCATAGCATCGTGGGAGATCCAAGCGTGCGTTTTGTTGATGTGCAGCATGATTCACGTCGGGTTTTAAAAAACCATCTTTTCGTGGCGCTAAAGGGGCAGATGCAAGATGGATCACGCTTTGTTCAAGACGCTATTACGCGTGGTGCGGCTGCTGTTCTAGCGGACCATGCCTTTGAGTGTCATGTTCCTCTTGCTGTTGCACACGATGCTCGCATCGCGCTCGGTAAAGTAGCGGAGAAGCATTTTGCTCATCCATCATCGAGCTTGTCTGTTGCGGGCATCACGGGCACAAACGGCAAAACGACCTTAAGTTATCTTCTCGAAGCAGCTGTCTTTGCGAACGCTGCCCTTCCGGCAGTGATGGGCACTATCGAATACCGTGGAGTAGGGCTGCGCTACGATGCTAATCACACCACTCCGGAAGCTGATGACATTTCGCGCTTTGCGCGTGCGGTGCTTGACCGTGGAGCGACACACTTGCTTCTTGAGGTCTCAAGTCACGCTCTAGCGCTTCACCGCGTTGATGCGCTTGATTTTAAAGTCGCTGCTTTCCTTAATCTAAGTCAGGATCATCTGGACTTTCACAAATCGCTGGAAGAGTACTTTCAAAGCAAAGCGCGTTTGTTCTTAGACCTACGGCCCGAGTACGGTGCAATTAATATCGACGATGAATACGGGAAGCGTATTGCTGATTTGTATCCGGGGAAATTGATTCGCTGTTCGTTTCGCAACGAAGATACTGAGTTTTTTTGCAGACGTTTGACATGTTCTAGCTCAGGGGTGTCGATGGAAATTCGTACGCCGAAAGGTGAGCTTGCCATACACAGTCGTCTCATTGGCGAGCACAATGCCTACAATTTACTGCTTTCGCTAGCATGCTGTCATGCTCTTGGTTTGGACCTTGAGAAATCAGTTCAGGGGATAGAGCAGCTCGAGATTGTTCCGGGCCGCTTGCAGCCTGTTAAGACGAAGAAGCAAATTCTAACCTTTGTGGACTACGCGCATACGCCGGACGCGTTAAGCTCGGCGCTGCGTGCGCTTCGAAAAGTCGCCAAGGCTCGGATACTGCTTGTGTTTGGCTGTGGTGGCGATCGCGATCAAGACAAGCGCTCTCTTATGGGCGAGGTTGCTGCAAAGTATGCGGATCTTATCGTGCTAAGCAACGACAATCCCCGAAGCGAAGATCCGGATCGCATTATTGAGCAGATCGAAACTGGACTTCGTCGTGCCGGTGAACTCGAAAAAGTGCAGGCGAGTCAGCTGAAAAGTTCTGCTCGCGCCTACGCTTGCATACCGGATCGTCGCGAAGCCGTTGCCGTTGCATTGGAAGCGGCGAGCTCTGGGGATGTGCTCTTGGTGGCGGGCAAAGGCCATGAAGATTACCAAATCATTGGGCAACAAAGGCGACATTTTAGCGACTTTGAGGCAATAAAAGAAGCAGACTCTGCTCTTGTTGAGGAGGATGCATAA
- a CDS encoding transpeptidase family protein: protein MKNLPERRAKWIRLRVSIMLLLLLVGVGTVVRRAWELQVEAASPLAKMAEEQHQLSLRLAPKRGTIYDRNGAELAVSVEVDSVWANPRLLKKQGATPAAVTAQLRSVLPALDAKRIHQRLSSDRYFVWIRRHITPRQAAAIKQLKLPGVAMSKEARRFYPNRELASHLLGFANVDGKGIEGLELALEDRLRGRIESTAATRDRHGSVVFSEEFLDDRATQGEDIVLSLDKSIQHRAEQELAYAVQHYEARAGSVVVMDPHNGDVLAMANYPSYNPNDPGESPPANRRNRAVTDRFEPGSTVKMFTVASALESGAIRPNQRIDCGQGLLQIGEFIIHDTHKWGRLTPTEILVHSSNIGISRIGLSMGKARMFRSLRRYGFGEKTDVGLPGEAQGILRHYSKWYDMDAATVPFGQGMSATAIQLAVATSAIANGGKLLKPVLIKRVQSARGELLEENKTELRRVAVAGWAANRVARMLKEVASEEGTGVEAAIDGYEVAGKTGTAQKADYIAGGYARNKWIASFAGFVPANNPRLAIVVVIDEPTVEHTGGTVAAPVFRRVKLAALHHLGVPSDGRSKTLLAAHKGAKRKDTRQDTDMLPGIIPASYLKSNNASSTLQEQTTVPYLIGKSARAAIVMTYRSNLELTLSGSGVVSSQQPQAGALVVPGSRLQVELAEPDYVKTGQGG, encoded by the coding sequence GTGAAAAACCTTCCTGAGCGTCGTGCAAAATGGATTCGGTTGCGGGTATCCATCATGCTTTTGTTGCTGCTGGTGGGAGTGGGCACGGTTGTCCGGCGTGCTTGGGAGCTTCAGGTCGAAGCTGCTAGTCCGCTCGCTAAGATGGCGGAGGAGCAGCATCAACTCAGTCTTAGGCTCGCGCCAAAGCGAGGTACCATATACGATCGAAACGGCGCTGAACTGGCTGTGAGCGTTGAAGTCGATAGCGTGTGGGCCAATCCGCGCTTACTAAAAAAGCAGGGAGCAACCCCTGCCGCGGTAACGGCTCAACTGCGAAGCGTTCTGCCCGCTTTGGATGCAAAGCGCATTCATCAAAGGCTTTCATCCGATCGCTATTTTGTCTGGATAAGAAGGCATATCACTCCCAGGCAAGCAGCTGCGATCAAGCAACTGAAATTGCCAGGCGTTGCCATGTCCAAAGAAGCGCGACGCTTTTATCCGAACCGTGAGCTGGCTTCACATCTCTTGGGCTTTGCCAATGTGGATGGCAAAGGTATCGAGGGTCTTGAGCTTGCTTTAGAGGATCGTTTGCGCGGGCGCATTGAAAGCACCGCTGCGACGCGCGATCGGCATGGTTCGGTTGTGTTCTCCGAAGAGTTTCTTGATGATCGCGCAACGCAGGGTGAGGATATTGTCCTCAGTCTCGACAAAAGCATTCAGCATCGCGCCGAACAAGAGCTTGCCTATGCCGTGCAGCACTATGAGGCGCGAGCGGGTAGTGTTGTTGTCATGGATCCCCATAATGGGGATGTGTTGGCCATGGCCAACTACCCCAGTTACAATCCCAATGACCCAGGTGAGTCTCCGCCGGCCAACCGACGGAACCGGGCAGTCACAGACCGCTTTGAGCCAGGTTCGACGGTTAAGATGTTTACCGTGGCGAGTGCTCTTGAGAGTGGCGCGATCCGACCCAATCAACGAATCGATTGCGGCCAGGGACTTTTACAAATCGGTGAGTTTATCATTCACGACACCCATAAATGGGGCAGGCTAACGCCAACTGAAATTTTGGTACATTCCAGCAATATTGGGATTTCGCGTATTGGTCTTTCGATGGGAAAGGCACGGATGTTTCGCTCCTTGAGGCGCTATGGTTTCGGCGAAAAGACCGATGTCGGTCTACCGGGCGAAGCGCAAGGTATTTTAAGGCATTACAGCAAATGGTATGACATGGATGCTGCCACTGTGCCTTTTGGCCAAGGTATGAGTGCCACGGCTATCCAACTTGCTGTGGCGACCAGTGCTATCGCCAATGGCGGAAAGCTTTTGAAACCCGTGCTCATCAAACGGGTTCAAAGCGCGCGCGGCGAGCTTCTTGAGGAGAACAAGACTGAGTTGCGCCGGGTTGCTGTGGCAGGTTGGGCTGCAAATCGTGTTGCTCGCATGTTGAAGGAAGTGGCGTCCGAAGAGGGTACAGGTGTTGAAGCTGCCATCGATGGCTATGAAGTAGCAGGGAAAACCGGTACGGCACAAAAGGCCGACTACATTGCAGGCGGCTATGCGCGAAACAAATGGATCGCATCGTTTGCAGGCTTCGTTCCCGCAAACAACCCTCGTCTTGCCATTGTTGTGGTGATTGATGAGCCCACTGTTGAGCATACGGGCGGGACGGTCGCTGCGCCTGTGTTTCGCCGCGTTAAGCTCGCCGCGCTTCATCACTTGGGTGTTCCGTCCGACGGCAGAAGCAAAACGCTTCTTGCAGCACATAAAGGAGCGAAGCGAAAAGATACACGGCAAGACACGGATATGCTTCCAGGTATCATTCCGGCATCGTACCTTAAAAGCAACAACGCATCGTCCACACTTCAAGAGCAAACCACTGTGCCTTATTTGATAGGCAAGAGTGCACGCGCGGCGATTGTCATGACCTACCGTTCCAATCTTGAGCTAACATTGTCGGGCTCTGGCGTGGTGAGTTCTCAGCAGCCGCAAGCTGGAGCTCTTGTCGTTCCCGGATCGCGTTTGCAAGTTGAACTTGCCGAACCTGACTACGTGAAAACAGGGCAGGGGGGCTAG
- a CDS encoding cell division protein FtsL has product MKRRFLTLWSVAVIASSAAFVVHLALRFETVRLGYEVGNARKVQRRLLEQRRTLSLEAATLRQTPRIEFLATQLLGMETAKPNRVVSMDATRIAANTGAAR; this is encoded by the coding sequence ATGAAACGACGTTTTCTTACCCTATGGTCCGTTGCAGTGATCGCAAGTTCTGCAGCATTCGTTGTGCATTTGGCTTTGCGCTTTGAAACGGTGCGTCTCGGCTATGAAGTTGGCAATGCACGCAAAGTACAACGTCGGCTCCTAGAACAACGCCGAACTTTGTCACTTGAAGCGGCGACGCTGAGGCAAACCCCTCGGATTGAATTTCTGGCTACCCAATTACTTGGCATGGAAACGGCCAAACCCAATCGCGTGGTTTCCATGGATGCCACCCGAATCGCAGCGAATACAGGAGCGGCGAGGTGA
- the rsmH gene encoding 16S rRNA (cytosine(1402)-N(4))-methyltransferase RsmH — protein sequence MTQSEQAHIPVMLDECLAALSVRDGAVYADLTLGLGGHSEAILEASAPSGKLIAFDRDPDALALAKDRLSPYSARTQFFNADFASVKQVFQEHGVCPVDGLLADLGVSSLQLDAAERGFSFQHEGPLDMRMNPELGLSASELLVQTSEKDLANLLYKYGEEHRSRRIARAICQAKRESPIETTTQLANIVLRAIGRPPGSRIHPATRTFQALRIVVNQELEQLSELLEVLPDCIAPGGIAVVISFHSLEDRMVKYAFRDKSRWQPLTKKPLTASLSETKDNPRSRSAKMRAAKRVSAAEVVQ from the coding sequence ATGACGCAAAGCGAGCAAGCGCATATTCCTGTGATGCTCGATGAGTGTCTCGCTGCGTTAAGTGTACGGGATGGCGCGGTCTATGCGGATCTCACTCTTGGGCTAGGCGGCCACTCAGAGGCTATCCTTGAGGCAAGTGCCCCTTCTGGAAAGCTTATTGCTTTTGATCGTGACCCTGATGCGCTGGCGCTCGCAAAGGATCGACTTAGCCCCTACAGCGCGCGCACGCAGTTCTTTAATGCTGATTTTGCGAGCGTTAAACAGGTTTTTCAAGAGCACGGCGTTTGTCCTGTGGACGGTTTGTTGGCGGATTTAGGAGTGAGCTCGCTTCAACTCGACGCTGCCGAGCGTGGCTTTTCCTTTCAGCATGAAGGTCCTCTCGATATGCGGATGAACCCTGAGCTCGGGCTAAGTGCCTCTGAGTTGTTAGTCCAAACTTCAGAAAAAGATCTTGCCAACCTTCTTTACAAATACGGCGAGGAGCATCGCTCGCGACGTATTGCTCGGGCTATTTGTCAGGCGAAGCGTGAAAGCCCGATTGAAACAACGACACAACTGGCAAATATCGTGCTCCGTGCAATAGGTCGCCCACCCGGTAGTCGTATCCATCCAGCAACGCGAACTTTTCAAGCGTTGCGCATTGTGGTGAATCAAGAGCTTGAGCAGCTCTCCGAGCTTCTTGAAGTGTTGCCGGATTGTATTGCTCCTGGGGGAATAGCCGTCGTGATCAGTTTTCATTCCTTAGAAGACCGCATGGTTAAATATGCCTTCCGCGACAAAAGTCGTTGGCAGCCGCTTACAAAAAAACCGCTTACCGCTTCGCTTAGTGAAACCAAAGATAATCCTCGTTCGAGGAGCGCAAAAATGCGCGCAGCCAAAAGAGTAAGTGCTGCGGAGGTGGTACAATGA
- the mraZ gene encoding division/cell wall cluster transcriptional repressor MraZ, whose protein sequence is MSQAVFRGRYEHTIDAKGRTSLPSRFRELLSANGESRLVITAGLESCLVAYPLSEWMAFEERLSQLPKFDRSVAMLRRIYVSGAVECELDKLGRLLIPASLRDHAKLKRKALWAGMGKHVELWSKAEFDKLQTEVLDDAEQRQIMAARLSELGL, encoded by the coding sequence GTGAGCCAAGCAGTGTTTCGAGGACGCTATGAACACACGATTGATGCTAAGGGAAGAACATCTCTTCCTTCGCGTTTTCGTGAACTGCTTAGTGCTAACGGCGAAAGTCGACTTGTGATCACTGCAGGTCTTGAATCCTGTTTGGTTGCTTATCCCCTAAGTGAATGGATGGCGTTCGAAGAGCGTCTTTCGCAATTGCCAAAGTTCGATCGAAGCGTCGCTATGCTTCGACGTATCTACGTATCCGGAGCAGTCGAGTGTGAGCTCGATAAACTTGGGCGTCTTTTAATCCCAGCATCCTTGCGTGACCATGCGAAGCTCAAACGCAAAGCGTTATGGGCGGGCATGGGAAAGCACGTCGAGCTATGGTCCAAAGCGGAGTTCGATAAACTTCAAACTGAAGTGCTTGACGATGCCGAGCAACGTCAGATCATGGCGGCACGCCTTTCGGAGCTGGGACTATGA